In the genome of Helicobacter colisuis, one region contains:
- the guaB gene encoding IMP dehydrogenase — translation MKIRARALTFEDVLLVPAYSEILPKEVFLGTKFSKNITLNSPLVSAAMDTVTEYSTAIAMARVGGIGIIHKNMDINSQVTQIKKVKKSESGVIIDPIFISPDATLMQAKAITDNYKISGVPVVDDNGSLIGILTNRDMRFEADLSRPVKEIMTKAPLVTAKVGTSLEEARNIMNKHKIEKLPIVNEKGILKGLITIKDIQKRIEYPNSNKDDFGRLRVGAAIGVFQYDRAKALVEAGVDVLVLDSAHGHSRGILETIKEIKKHLVVDIVAGNVATREGAQALIDAGADGVKVGIGPGSICTTRIVAGVGVPQITAIADVSEVCHKMGVPLIADGGIKYSGDIAKALAAGASSVMIGSMLAGTEESPGETIIYQGRQYKSYRGMGSLGAMNKGSADRYFQEGTAQEKLVPEGIEGRVPYRGRISDVIHQMLGGLRSSMGYLGAKDITTLWEKAEFVEITQSGLRESHVHDVMITKEAPNYHISN, via the coding sequence ATGAAAATTAGAGCGCGTGCATTGACTTTTGAAGATGTGTTGTTGGTTCCAGCTTATTCAGAAATTTTACCTAAAGAAGTTTTTTTGGGAACAAAGTTTAGTAAAAATATCACTTTAAACTCACCGCTTGTTTCTGCAGCGATGGATACGGTTACAGAATACAGCACAGCCATTGCTATGGCAAGGGTTGGTGGAATTGGTATCATTCATAAAAATATGGATATTAACTCTCAAGTAACACAGATTAAAAAGGTAAAAAAGAGTGAAAGTGGAGTAATCATCGATCCAATTTTCATTAGTCCAGATGCAACTTTAATGCAAGCCAAAGCCATCACAGATAATTATAAGATTTCAGGAGTCCCTGTAGTTGATGATAATGGTAGTTTGATTGGAATCTTAACTAATCGCGATATGCGTTTTGAGGCAGATTTAAGTCGCCCTGTTAAAGAAATTATGACAAAAGCGCCTTTAGTCACTGCAAAAGTTGGCACAAGCTTAGAAGAAGCGCGTAATATTATGAATAAGCATAAAATTGAGAAATTGCCAATTGTCAATGAAAAAGGAATTTTAAAAGGATTGATTACTATTAAAGATATTCAAAAAAGAATTGAATATCCAAATTCCAATAAAGATGATTTTGGCAGATTGCGCGTGGGAGCAGCTATTGGTGTTTTTCAATACGATAGAGCAAAAGCATTAGTAGAAGCAGGGGTTGATGTTTTGGTACTTGATTCAGCACACGGGCATAGTCGTGGGATTTTAGAAACAATCAAAGAGATTAAAAAGCATTTAGTTGTGGATATTGTCGCAGGAAATGTGGCGACAAGAGAAGGTGCTCAAGCGCTAATTGATGCGGGAGCTGATGGTGTAAAAGTGGGTATTGGACCCGGAAGTATTTGCACTACTCGTATTGTAGCAGGTGTAGGTGTGCCACAGATTACAGCCATTGCTGATGTGTCTGAAGTCTGTCATAAAATGGGAGTTCCGTTGATTGCCGATGGTGGGATTAAATATTCAGGTGATATTGCAAAAGCACTTGCAGCAGGGGCTAGTAGCGTAATGATAGGCAGTATGTTGGCAGGGACTGAAGAATCTCCAGGTGAGACAATTATTTATCAAGGCAGACAGTATAAAAGTTATCGCGGAATGGGTAGCTTAGGAGCGATGAATAAGGGGAGTGCAGATAGATATTTTCAAGAAGGCACCGCACAAGAAAAACTTGTCCCAGAGGGCATTGAGGGTAGAGTGCCTTATCGTGGAAGAATTTCTGATGTGATTCATCAAATGCTTGGTGGATTGCGATCTTCAATGGGATATTTGGGAGCTAAGGACATTACCACTTTGTGGGAGAAAGCAGAATTTGTGGAAATCACACAAAGTGGATTGCGTGAATCGCATGTGCATGATGTAATGATCACCAAAGAAGCTCCAAATTACCATATTAGCAATTAA
- the gatA gene encoding Asp-tRNA(Asn)/Glu-tRNA(Gln) amidotransferase subunit GatA: MYIPTLQEALKLDKDGIRELKANLTQAIKQSNLNAYVGDLQDYNKECLPIAIKDNINVKGWEITCASKILQGYIAPYNAAAIENLAKHKMAPFGRTNMDEFAMGSTTASSCYGKTLNPKNPSKVPGGSSGGSAAAVAGGIAIAALGSDTGGSIRQPASFCGCVGLKPTYGRVSRYGLVAYSSSLDQIGPITQNITDCAILFDAISGYDKMDSTSANFSSTNTYDNLNGNRKMRIAILPSLLKDADKNIQDAYQKSIDLLSANGHTIIEKEMLDTSYIIAAYYVICTAEASSNLARFDGVRYGNRAENVNNLKELYLKTRSQGFGDEVKRRILLGSFVLSSGYYDAYYIKAQKVRTLIARQYNEILKDCDAILSPVAPSTAFGFDECKTPLQMYLEDIYTIGVNLAGLPALSLPVGESEGMPIGMQLIGAAFEEQKLLDLGLNLENLIKESL, encoded by the coding sequence ATGTATATCCCTACTTTACAAGAAGCATTGAAACTCGATAAAGATGGAATTAGAGAGTTAAAAGCAAATTTAACACAAGCAATTAAGCAAAGCAATCTTAATGCTTATGTGGGAGATTTGCAAGATTATAATAAAGAATGTCTCCCTATAGCTATTAAAGATAATATTAATGTTAAAGGTTGGGAGATTACTTGTGCAAGTAAGATTCTACAAGGCTATATCGCACCTTATAATGCTGCTGCAATAGAGAATCTAGCAAAACATAAAATGGCACCTTTTGGGCGCACTAATATGGATGAATTTGCTATGGGAAGCACAACTGCAAGTAGTTGCTATGGCAAAACGCTTAACCCAAAAAATCCAAGCAAAGTCCCAGGTGGAAGTAGTGGGGGGAGTGCTGCAGCAGTCGCTGGTGGAATCGCAATTGCTGCATTAGGCAGTGATACAGGAGGTAGTATTCGCCAACCTGCTAGTTTTTGTGGCTGTGTGGGATTAAAGCCCACTTATGGTAGGGTTAGTCGTTATGGGTTGGTGGCTTATAGTTCTAGCCTTGATCAAATCGGACCTATTACACAAAATATCACAGATTGTGCGATATTATTTGATGCTATTAGCGGATATGATAAAATGGATTCTACTTCTGCAAATTTTTCATCTACAAACACTTATGATAATCTTAATGGAAATCGTAAGATGAGAATTGCAATATTGCCTAGTCTATTAAAAGATGCTGATAAAAATATTCAAGATGCATACCAAAAAAGTATTGATCTCTTAAGTGCTAATGGACACACTATTATTGAAAAAGAAATGCTTGATACTAGCTATATTATCGCGGCATATTATGTGATTTGCACAGCAGAAGCAAGCTCAAATTTAGCGCGCTTTGATGGAGTGCGCTATGGGAATAGGGCAGAAAATGTTAATAATCTTAAAGAATTGTATTTAAAAACTCGATCACAAGGCTTTGGTGATGAGGTGAAGCGTAGAATCTTGCTTGGTTCTTTTGTATTAAGTAGCGGATATTATGATGCTTATTATATCAAGGCTCAAAAGGTGCGCACTCTTATTGCAAGACAATACAATGAAATCTTAAAAGATTGTGATGCGATTCTCTCTCCAGTAGCACCAAGCACTGCTTTTGGATTTGATGAATGTAAAACACCTTTGCAAATGTATTTAGAAGATATTTATACAATTGGGGTAAATCTTGCAGGACTTCCAGCGCTTTCCTTACCAGTTGGAGAGAGTGAGGGAATGCCTATTGGAATGCAATTAATTGGTGCGGCTTTTGAAGAGCAAAAGTTGCTCGATTTGGGCTTAAATTTGGAAAATCTTATTAAGGAGAGCTTATGA
- a CDS encoding ATP-binding protein, with protein MGGSYQDDSWLGLSIRAGSLDSMQKKIFYSIFSTCFCLLILVNIFFVIALEQFLQKEMFVELERQAKKLEPYLQKGLQKDSRIFLDFLGKNPYRLSLIDIKGKVLYDNQADILKMDNHAKREEIKQAIQNGISKEIRHSNTLGEKTLYFALFLKEQNLVLRLSSTQSYIMGLLIEFVPYFVLEILILLVVLYFLAHILTKIILKPILEIDLEHLNEDSLYSELHSFVKKIKTQNKTIKNQFKHLRQKQQEMLLLTENMSDGLILLNRYGSILNTNKSAQTYFTNLENISSIYQLEDSRFLKMILESLKEFKKSKNLDNQILQIQLAKYECEVVISPVFSKNKKLKGMVIVLRNITEKKLAQNLRKEFSANVTHELKTPLTSILASSEMIKNHLVAKEDLMDFINRIALESKRLLEMIDEILMISFLDECKEEYFKKTKINLKNIVLSTIKRLQFIANKNEIKILSNLEDCYIFGVNELLENCIFNLCDNAIKYNKRGGFVEIILQNEEDKILLSIKDSGIGIPEEYLSRIFERFFCVDKSRSKKIGGSGLGLSIVKSALKYNNAQISVKSQIGVGSEFIVYFKREEN; from the coding sequence TTGGGGGGATCATATCAAGACGATTCGTGGCTTGGGTTATCAATTCGTGCGGGAAGTTTAGATTCTATGCAAAAAAAGATTTTTTACTCTATTTTTAGCACTTGTTTTTGTTTGCTTATTTTGGTGAATATCTTTTTTGTAATAGCTTTAGAACAATTTTTACAAAAAGAAATGTTTGTAGAGCTAGAAAGGCAAGCAAAAAAATTAGAGCCCTATTTACAAAAAGGATTACAAAAAGATTCGCGAATTTTCTTAGATTTTCTTGGAAAAAATCCTTATCGTTTAAGTTTAATTGATATAAAAGGAAAAGTTTTATACGACAATCAAGCTGATATTTTAAAAATGGATAACCACGCTAAGAGAGAAGAAATAAAACAAGCAATTCAAAATGGCATATCTAAGGAAATTCGCCATTCAAATACTTTAGGAGAAAAGACACTATATTTTGCACTTTTTTTAAAAGAACAGAATCTTGTTTTGCGTCTATCAAGCACACAAAGTTACATTATGGGATTATTAATAGAATTCGTGCCCTATTTTGTATTAGAAATTCTTATTTTACTTGTAGTTTTATATTTTTTAGCACATATTCTTACAAAAATAATTTTAAAACCAATTTTAGAGATTGATTTGGAACATTTGAATGAAGATTCTTTATATAGCGAATTACATAGCTTTGTTAAAAAAATTAAAACACAAAATAAAACTATCAAGAATCAATTCAAGCATCTACGCCAAAAGCAACAAGAAATGCTTTTATTAACAGAAAATATGAGTGATGGCTTGATTTTACTCAATCGTTATGGAAGCATTTTAAATACTAATAAAAGCGCACAAACTTATTTTACAAACCTTGAAAATATTAGCAGTATTTATCAACTAGAAGATTCAAGATTTTTAAAAATGATTTTAGAATCTTTGAAAGAGTTTAAAAAAAGCAAAAACTTGGATAATCAAATTTTACAAATACAACTTGCAAAATACGAATGTGAAGTGGTAATTTCACCTGTTTTTTCAAAAAATAAAAAGCTTAAGGGTATGGTGATTGTTTTGCGGAATATCACAGAAAAAAAGCTTGCACAAAATTTGCGTAAAGAATTCAGTGCGAATGTAACCCACGAACTTAAAACCCCACTTACCTCTATTTTAGCGAGTAGCGAGATGATTAAAAATCATTTGGTAGCTAAAGAAGATTTGATGGATTTTATTAATAGGATTGCTCTTGAATCCAAAAGACTCTTAGAGATGATTGATGAAATTCTAATGATTTCTTTTTTAGATGAATGTAAAGAAGAATATTTTAAAAAAACCAAAATTAATCTAAAAAATATTGTGCTAAGCACAATCAAAAGATTACAATTTATCGCAAATAAAAATGAAATAAAGATACTCAGCAATCTTGAAGATTGTTATATTTTTGGAGTAAATGAGCTTTTAGAAAATTGTATTTTTAATCTCTGTGATAATGCTATTAAATATAATAAAAGGGGAGGATTTGTAGAAATTATCTTACAAAATGAAGAAGATAAGATTTTGCTAAGCATCAAAGATAGTGGCATAGGAATCCCTGAGGAATATTTATCAAGAATTTTTGAGAGATTTTTTTGTGTAGATAAAAGTAGAAGCAAAAAAATTGGTGGGAGTGGGCTTGGGCTATCTATTGTCAAATCAGCTTTAAAATACAATAATGCACAAATATCAGTCAAAAGTCAGATAGGTGTTGGAAGTGAGTTTATTGTATATTTTAAAAGAGAAGAAAATTGA
- a CDS encoding TonB-dependent receptor produces MLNYNTATTTGFNTDALLLGGEAEISYEFLPNTFALAQMSYTYGQDTKDNRPLAQIAPLQTLFALKYDDNKYFIKGEIIVYAKQTRSLEGYGNVVGQDFGDSSGFGIINFYVGYTYDNIKLFAGVENLTDKLYSYHLSKNSIDLSVADNPVNSRIYEMGRNFWIRAKIDF; encoded by the coding sequence ATGTTAAATTACAATACAGCTACCACTACAGGCTTTAACACTGATGCGTTATTATTGGGTGGAGAAGCAGAGATTTCTTATGAATTTTTGCCTAATACATTTGCATTAGCTCAAATGAGCTATACCTATGGACAAGACACAAAAGACAATAGACCACTAGCGCAAATTGCACCTTTGCAAACACTCTTTGCACTAAAATATGATGACAATAAATATTTTATTAAAGGTGAAATCATCGTGTATGCAAAACAAACTAGAAGTTTAGAAGGCTATGGTAATGTGGTGGGTCAAGATTTTGGCGATTCAAGTGGATTTGGTATTATAAACTTTTATGTGGGTTACACTTATGATAATATCAAACTTTTTGCAGGGGTTGAAAACCTCACAGATAAACTCTATAGCTACCACCTCTCTAAAAATAGCATTGATTTGAGTGTAGCAGACAATCCTGTTAATTCTAGAATTTACGAAATGGGAAGAAATTTTTGGATAAGAGCTAAAATAGATTTTTAA